TGGCGACAATCAGGGAGACTTTCATACAGCCACTTTGAATTTTATTTTCGGCTGGGGGTGATAATCGACCAACTGAAAATCTTCGAACTTCACTTGATCGAACGGTTTTTTGGCGATCACCAGACGGGGTAGGGCATACGGCTCGCGCTTGAGCTGCTCGCGAAGCCCGGGTACGTGGTCGTATTCGGTCAGGCCACTGTCCGGTGCGGCGGTGTAGATATGGGCATCGACGATGGTATGGCTGAAGAATCCGACATCCAGCCCGACTTCCTGGGCAATCATTTGCGTGAGCGCGGCATAACAAGCCAGGTTGAAGGGGATGCCGAGCGCGATGTCACCCGAACGTTGCGTGAGGTGACAGTTGAGTCGATTCCCCTGCACGTTGAACACAAAGCTGTAATGGCAGGGTGGAAGCTTGCTGGTCTCCGCGTTACCCGGTTCCCAGGCGGTGACGACCATGCGGCGGCTGTATGGTTCTTTGCGCAGGGTGTCGATGACGAATTGAATTTGATCCACTTCGCGCACCTGCCACGTACCACTGGCGTCCCGGTAAGGGTGGGGGAACCGCCGCCAGTAACGGCCGTAAGCGGTTTCAAGATTACCATCGGCATCGGCCCAGGCATCCCAAATCTTCGTGTGCTGGCGGAGGTTGCGGATGTGGTCTTCGCCGGAGAGATACCAGAGAAGCTCGCGTAGCACGGCCGTCCAGTTGACTTCCTTGGTGGTCAGCAGGGGAAATCCCTGGGAGAGATCGACCGTGTAGTGGGCGCCGAACCACGAAATCGTGTCGATCCCCGTGCGGCTCTTTTTGAGTTTGCCGTGATCGAGAACGAGCCTCACCAAATCCAAATACTCTTTCATGTCGGTAAACGGTGTGCGGAGCGGTGCGGCTGGTCGCGTTGCCCGAAAGACACCTCCTTCGCCGCAACAGATTTTAACGAGCGTGCGCAGAAAATCCAGACGATTATGCCCGACAACGCCGGAAACGTATTCTCAACGGGACGTCAGATAGGGTGCTGGGTTCGCCGACGATGTTCGGGCTCGCTGCCTTCGGATGGCGGGGTACCAGTCGCGGGGTCGAAAAACAGGGTCTCAGTCTTGACGTCGGTGCGGCGCGGCTTGGTCGTGAGGGCAGGTTTCGGCTGGTGCGCGCGCTCATGCCCGAAAAGGATTGTCTTGGAGGTTTTCAAGAGGACATACATGTCGAGGAAGAACGACATGTGTTTGATGTAATAGAGGTCGAATTGAAGTTTCCGTCGTGACTCCTCGATACTGGCGGCGTAGGGGTACATGACCTGCGCCCAGCCTGTGACGCCCGGCGGCACGAGCAGGCGTTCGGCATAAAACGGGATTTTTTCCGAAAGTTTGTGGATGAACACAGCACGCTCGGGTCGTGGGCCGACCAGGCTCATGTTGCCGGAGAGAACGTTGAAGAGCTGCGGAATCTCGTCGATGCGGAATTTCCGCAGCCACTTGCCCACGCGCGTGATGCGTGGGTCATCTTCAATCGCCCATACCGGGCCAGTAACGCTCTCCGCATCCACGCGCATCGTCCGAAACTTGTACAGGGTAAACGGAATGCTTTCGCGCCCGAGGCGTTCCTGCCGGTAAAAGATCGGACCCGGCGAGTCCAACTTCACCAGGATTGCCGCCACGGCGGCTGGCAACGCCGAGACCAGCAAGCCGACGGACGAAACGAAAATGTCCGTCAATCGCTTGAGTCGGCGGATATGGAAGCGCGAATTGTTCATCGATGCCATGAACAACCATTCGTCATCGATATGGTCGAGGGGAATCTCCTGCGCGAGTTCCTCACTGAGCGCGACAAAATCGACCAATTCAATCCCACGATAGCGAAATGAGCGCAATTGCCGGAGGAGGACCGGTTCCGCCTCCTGGCCCGCGGCAAGGACCAAGCGTTCAATGTCGTACAGCTCAACGAACCTCTCCAGCGTGTCGAGCGTTCCGAGCACGGGATAATCGTCAAAGAATCTGCCGACGCGGTCGCGCTCATTGCCGCAGTGGATGAGGCCAAGGATACGAAGATTTGCATGCGCATTCTGGCGGATCAACTCGATGGCCTTGCGCGCTTCACTTGTCGTGCCGATGATCAGGCATCGTTGCGACATGAACCCGTGGCGACTCGCGGCGACATATATGAGCCGCATGCACACGACGGCCACGAAGATGAATGCGGCAAAGCCAAGGAAGATGCCGCGCCCGATCTCGATCGATAACACCGCAAAGAAAACACCCGTAATCAGCAGCGCGCCCAGGGAAACGGAAATCACCGCCGCGGCCACGGTCTTACCCAGGCTTTGGAGTCTCTCGGACTCGTAAAGACCGCCGATGTAGAACGCCAGGATGAACACCGCCCAGGAAATCAGAATCGCCGACTGGCGCGCATGCAGGTAGTCGAGGCCGCTGGTCCAGCCCAGCCGCAACATGACCGCCGCGACCATTGCCAAGGCAGTGCAAATCGCATCTCCCATGGCGAGGAGAATCTTCTTCCGTGGCAGACGACTGGAGCGGGAAACGATCATTGTTTATCTATTCGGCGCACTGCTTCGATGACGAGAACTTCCTTGATGAACTCACCCAGCACGGCAAGCAGTAGGATACGCGATTTTCGGGGAAAAGCAAGGCGCTTTTGGGAAGACAGAACCACTCTTACATGCTATATTTCAAGCACTTGGAATGAATCGCGACATTTCGGCGCTGTCGGACCAGTACTTTGACATCTTGGTCATCGGAGGCGGCATTTTTGGGGCGGGTGTCGCCCGGGATGCGGCACTGCGCGGACTCCACGTGGGTTTGGTCGAGAAATCGGACTTTGCCAGCGGCACTTCCAGCCGTTCCTCCAAGCTGATTCATGGTGGATTTCGCTACCTGCAGCAACGCAATTTGAAGTTGGTCTTCGAGGCCTGCCGCGAGCGACGGATCCTGCAACGGATTGCCCCTCACCACGTGCGACCGCTCCCGTTCCTCTTCCCGATTTACGAGGGTGGCTCCCTTTCGTTGGCCAAACTGCGCCTCGGCATGACGTTGTACGATTGGCTCGCCCTGTACCGCAACATCGCACCGCACCGCATGCTCTCGGCAGAGCGCGCCTTGGAAAAAGAGCCGGCGCTTTCCCGGCAGGGCCTACGAGGCGCAGTTATGTTTTACGATTGCCAGGAAGACGACGCGCGCTTCTGTGTCGACCACATTCTTCACGCCGCGGAACTCGGCGCGGTCTGTCTCAACTACTGCACGCTCACGGACTTTGTAACCCGCGAAGACCGCATCGTTGCGGCCCGGGTGCGTGACGAAGTTGGTTTGTGTACCTCCGAGGTGACCGCCCGGGTGTTTATCAACGCGGCGGGACCGTGGGTGGACCAGGTGCGTGCGCTCACACCTTTTGACGGCGACTCCACGCGTCTCAGCCCGACGAAGGGAGTCCACTTGGTGCTGCCGCGATTAACACAGGGTCACGCGGTTGCATTTCAAGCCCGCAGCGATGGGCGCGTACTCTTTGTGATTCCCTGGGGCGACTACTCGCTGGTGGGGACTACGGACACGGAGTTTCGCGGTGATCCGGACGGCGCTCGCGCCGAGAGGGCCGATGTTGAGTATTTGCTGGCCGAAGTTCGGGCACTGTTTCCAGACGCATCCTTGTCCGAGGCGGAAGTCGCTACAACATTCACCGGCGTACGCTCGCTACTGGCCTCGGATATCGCTTCACCATCGGCACGCTCGCGCGAGCATCGGGTAGCCCGTCATGGGCGCAACCTGCTGAGCATCGTCGGCGGGAAGTACACGACCTACCGCGCCATCGCCCAGCAGGCCGTCGATGCGGCCCTCAAAATCCTGAAGGTGACGGCCCCGCCGTGCCGTACCGCGGAGGTTCCATTGCCGAACCACCGTCCCGCGCCCACCGGCGAGAGGATCTCTGATTCGCCGACCGTCTGCGTTAGTGACATCGCGTATGCTTGCGAAGAGGAGATGGCCGTTACGCTTGGCGACGTCATGCGGCGACGCACCCCGCTTGCGTTGAGCCGTGCGGGTGGGCCGGAGGTTGCCCTGCGAGTGGCGCGCGTGATGGCGCCGTTGCTAGGTTGGAGTCCGGACGAAGAACGCGCGCAATTCGAGCGCTACGCCGAAGAATGGAATCGAAATCTCCCATGACCAGGCGCCCTCTGATTATCGCCCATCGCGGCTTCAGCGGTCGGTATCCGGAGAACACACTGGCTTCCGTGCGGGCAGCGCTCGCACTGGGCGTCGATTTCTTGGAAATCGACGTACAAGAGACGCGTGACGGTGAATTGATCGTGTTCCATGACTACCGGCTCAATCGAATCTGCGGCGTGCGCGGTCGCGTGCGCCACAAAACGCTGGCTGAGATCCAGGGGCTCAACCCGCAAGTCCCGACCCTTCGAGAAGTTCTCAGCGCATGTCGGGGAAGGGCGCGGGTGCTCATTGAAGTCAAGCGGGCAGACCCGCGCAAAGTCGCCGAAGTGATTGCGAAGCTGCGTATGGAACAGGACGTTATCGTCTTTGCGCTTTCGGTGGCACGGATGAAGCAATTTGCCGCGGTCGCTCCCGGTGTTCCGCGCTTTGGCCTCATTGCGCGCAATCCGTTGTGGGCGATGAGGAGGTTGAAAGCCGCGGTGAACATTGAAGGGCTCGGCATCAGTCGCCGACTCGTCATGTCGCCGCGCGTCGTGCGACGGATTCACCGGCGCGGCTGGAAGGTTTTCGTGTGGACGGTCAACCGCGAGGTCGAGATGAAGAGGCTCGCAAGTTGGGGTGTGGACGGCATTATCACCAACCACCCCGACCGCGCCAAATCTTGTCTTGCGCGGCCCTAGGCTTCGGCTATTCTCAGCCCATGCTGCAGATCATTTTCAACCCCGTCAGCGCCAAGGAACTGGCCGCGCTCCCGCGCAAGCTGCAGTTGGAGATCATCGATGGCTTCCAGCTTTTCCCCCACGATTTCGAGAAGGAAGATGAGAAATTCGGCCAGCTCACGCGCGGCGGGAAGAAGATTTACCGTTACCGTGTGAAGGATTACCGCATCTACTTTGAACGGAATGCCGAGATCATCGATGTTCGTTGCATCCTCAGTAAGAATTCACTCAAAGATTTCTTTTTCCGCAGCAAGTTGCCGATTTCGGAAGACCAGCTTCTCCAGGATAATCCCAAGTTCTGGCAATTGCTCGAGTCCAGCGCGGAGAAATAGTTCACTCCAAGAGTCAGGACCACACTGGTTAGGCGGCGGTCGCCGGCGGCAGCGCGCCCGGAATTGTTGTTATGATTGGTGGCGGAAATACGTCGTACTCCGGTCCATACTGAGCGAGATAGTGGAGGGAGTATGACCTCTTGAATATCAGAATGGGCAGCAGTATTACGGTGCCCAAATAGGGCATGAGCATCAGGCAGCCGGCGATGCAGCAGGTGGCGATGATAGCGGCCAAGACCATCACGCCAACCGCCAATCCCAACACGATCTGAAATAGCAGGTACACGACGAACTTGGCGACATGGGCCGAGAGGAGGTGGCCCAATTCCCTCCAGCCATCAAGACATTTGCAGCGTCGCAAGAACATGATCGGCACTACGAAGTCGGCCGTAAGTTTCCCAATTACGAAGAATACAGTCCCCAATGCAATAATTATCAGACCGACCCCGATCAGTAGTATGATGACATGGATATCCGGCGCTCCGCGATTGACCATCCTCATGATCAGCAGGGCCGTGACGATAACGAACGGGACCATGGGGATCATCCATACCAACCCAAGGACAAGGCGGAATACGAACAGGCTGTTTCCTTCGATGACGAACTTGCTCCAGGGCACTTCGATCTCCGCCTTGTTGAGCGCGACGCAATGAAGAAACATGAATTGCCCGCGGCTCCGGAGCCACAACAGCACCACCCCGGCCGCGAGGCTAAGAAATACCAGCGCTGCGACCAATGGCAGGATCCAGAAGAGATTGTTCATCACAAATCGTTGGGCTTGCTCGAATACTTCCCGCGCGTTTCCCCCGCCGCTTCCTCCTTTGTGCTGTGAGCCGCCGTAGTTAAAGGAGAATCCCCGGCTACCCAAACCAGCCAGCCACGCGCAAAAGGCAATGGTAAACCATTTACTTGGGTCGAAAGGTTGAAACAGCATCACCTTCACCCGTTCGAAGGCCTTGCTTACGGGGATAGTAACACTGATATTCTGTGAGTGCACGGCCACGTAGTCACGGCTGAGGTTTCAATGCGGCTGTGAACTTTGGAACGAGTTCGAATAGATCGCCCACTATCGGCACAACTTTGGGCCGGGCGCGGCGTTTGTTCAAGGTCATCAACGGCGCGTCGGCGTCTTTGTTGAAGGCGATGATGGTGGCGCGCTCGCCGATATAATCCACGTGCTGCGGCGCGCCACTGACGCCGATCGAGATGATCAGCTTCGGGTTGACGGCGGTGCCGGTCTGGCCGATCTGCTGGTCGGGCGCGAGTAGTTTCAACTCTTCCACGACCTTCCGAGTTCCGCCGAGGAGCACATTCTTTACGCCGATTTCCTCAAGGCGCTTCTTCAGTGGGGCGATGACCAGGTCGAAGTTCTCCTTGTTGCGCAACGCATAGCCGACGTCGATGATGAACTCGGCATCGGCGATGGACTTCACGCCGGCTTCCTCGTGTGCCTCGCGCAAGGCCGTCGCAAGATCGTCCGATTTGGCGTCATACTCGAATTCCAGTGGCACCAGCGAGACCCGCTTATGGCTTTCGGCTTTTGGATCTCCGCTTGCGCCGGCGGCCACGGTCATTACCAGTGGGTGCTCGGCTATCTCGGTAACGGTTGCGACGCGCTGTACCTTGCCGCCGAATGCGGGCATCACGAGTTCAACCGTCCCGTTTTGCGGCGCGACGTCGACGACGTTGTAGCAGGCCTGCACGCGTGGGAATGTCCGGGCAAATTGCGCGAGCAGTTCGTTGGCCCATGTGCCCGAGGCCAGCATGGCGGGCAACAAGTCCTTCCATATCGTCTGGAGCGCGGCAAGTAACGCGGCCGGCATTGCCTCGGCCAAGTGCGGGCTGCTTACGAAATAAATCGAGCGGGCGTTTACGCGGGCTGCGATGGAGCGCACGGTGCGTTCGTCAAATTGTCCCAACACGAGAACGTGTAAAGGCAGGGTCAGGGCTGCCGCGCACGCAGCGGCAGTCTCGAGGCCTTCGTGTTTGTCGGCCGTCGCCAGGAATACGGCAGTCTCGCGTCCCGGTAATTTCTCTTTCGTGGCCGATTCCACTTTGCCGTTGTAAGAACCACCGCCGCCTTGGGCGATGATCTCGATGCCGGCAATCTTGCGTACCAGCGCGGCGATGGCTTCGGGGGTCGATTCAAACTTCTCTTCCACGGCCGGTTTCTCCGGCAACTGATAACGACAGCCGCTGCGTGGCGCGGTGACGAGTTGCAGGGCGTCGATAACTTCCAGCGGTTTGTTCAGCGCCTCAAAATAGCTGTCGACACAGAAATCCAAATCGACGTCACCTTCCGCCATTGCCAGGACGACCGGGCGATCGGTGGGAATGGATGTGTTTGGCTTCAGGAGATGGATGATCGTTTGCCCGCCATTGACAGTGAATTCCTTCACGCCGGAGAAATGGGACGCGCCCAAGTTGCCGGCCAGTACGGCGGCCAGGATGGCGTCACCACAAAGAACGAGGTCGCAGGGCAGTTGTTTCTGGCCCGCCAGATCCGCCACCAACCGCGCGACGTCGTGTGGGTTGTCGGGAAGGTCGTCTGTCTTGATTAACGCCGCGTTATCGGCACCGAGCGCCAGGGCTCGGTGCAATACCTCCGTCGCATAGCCCGGCGCAACCGTGATGGCCGTGAGAGTAACTTCTTCGGAAGCAGATTTCAGTTCGACGGCGCGCTCCAGCGCTGTGCGGCTTGTGGCATCGATATCGAAATGTGTCTCGAGTAGTTCGCCATTTACGATGCGCGGCAATGGAGAAAGAACGGGAATGATATTCAAGACGACCAATATATGTAGCGGGCTGGTGACACGGTGTATGGGCGCAGCTTGTGATGTCTC
This portion of the Verrucomicrobiia bacterium genome encodes:
- the thyA gene encoding thymidylate synthase; protein product: MKEYLDLVRLVLDHGKLKKSRTGIDTISWFGAHYTVDLSQGFPLLTTKEVNWTAVLRELLWYLSGEDHIRNLRQHTKIWDAWADADGNLETAYGRYWRRFPHPYRDASGTWQVREVDQIQFVIDTLRKEPYSRRMVVTAWEPGNAETSKLPPCHYSFVFNVQGNRLNCHLTQRSGDIALGIPFNLACYAALTQMIAQEVGLDVGFFSHTIVDAHIYTAAPDSGLTEYDHVPGLREQLKREPYALPRLVIAKKPFDQVKFEDFQLVDYHPQPKIKFKVAV
- a CDS encoding sugar transferase; this translates as MGDAICTALAMVAAVMLRLGWTSGLDYLHARQSAILISWAVFILAFYIGGLYESERLQSLGKTVAAAVISVSLGALLITGVFFAVLSIEIGRGIFLGFAAFIFVAVVCMRLIYVAASRHGFMSQRCLIIGTTSEARKAIELIRQNAHANLRILGLIHCGNERDRVGRFFDDYPVLGTLDTLERFVELYDIERLVLAAGQEAEPVLLRQLRSFRYRGIELVDFVALSEELAQEIPLDHIDDEWLFMASMNNSRFHIRRLKRLTDIFVSSVGLLVSALPAAVAAILVKLDSPGPIFYRQERLGRESIPFTLYKFRTMRVDAESVTGPVWAIEDDPRITRVGKWLRKFRIDEIPQLFNVLSGNMSLVGPRPERAVFIHKLSEKIPFYAERLLVPPGVTGWAQVMYPYAASIEESRRKLQFDLYYIKHMSFFLDMYVLLKTSKTILFGHERAHQPKPALTTKPRRTDVKTETLFFDPATGTPPSEGSEPEHRRRTQHPI
- a CDS encoding glycerol-3-phosphate dehydrogenase/oxidase; this encodes MNRDISALSDQYFDILVIGGGIFGAGVARDAALRGLHVGLVEKSDFASGTSSRSSKLIHGGFRYLQQRNLKLVFEACRERRILQRIAPHHVRPLPFLFPIYEGGSLSLAKLRLGMTLYDWLALYRNIAPHRMLSAERALEKEPALSRQGLRGAVMFYDCQEDDARFCVDHILHAAELGAVCLNYCTLTDFVTREDRIVAARVRDEVGLCTSEVTARVFINAAGPWVDQVRALTPFDGDSTRLSPTKGVHLVLPRLTQGHAVAFQARSDGRVLFVIPWGDYSLVGTTDTEFRGDPDGARAERADVEYLLAEVRALFPDASLSEAEVATTFTGVRSLLASDIASPSARSREHRVARHGRNLLSIVGGKYTTYRAIAQQAVDAALKILKVTAPPCRTAEVPLPNHRPAPTGERISDSPTVCVSDIAYACEEEMAVTLGDVMRRRTPLALSRAGGPEVALRVARVMAPLLGWSPDEERAQFERYAEEWNRNLP
- a CDS encoding glycerophosphodiester phosphodiesterase, which codes for MTRRPLIIAHRGFSGRYPENTLASVRAALALGVDFLEIDVQETRDGELIVFHDYRLNRICGVRGRVRHKTLAEIQGLNPQVPTLREVLSACRGRARVLIEVKRADPRKVAEVIAKLRMEQDVIVFALSVARMKQFAAVAPGVPRFGLIARNPLWAMRRLKAAVNIEGLGISRRLVMSPRVVRRIHRRGWKVFVWTVNREVEMKRLASWGVDGIITNHPDRAKSCLARP